A genomic stretch from Spirochaetaceae bacterium includes:
- a CDS encoding Uma2 family endonuclease yields the protein MASTKAPPTGRYQAAQPPPAQPVEPPAFPGCTPVHLPRTEIDRFEGRLEYWDSATETAWICEPATSYHERPSRLLTRLAERIAEVRGSPIESYGSTDLLLRDPGGEPRRIMQADESVYLHPAHAKLPGAAMVVGEDDYPNVVLEVDHTTDVHRGKLAQYESWGFPEVWVEVPDTPSPNRPHRRRPGLTIYLLEHGRFRVAAESRAFPGWRAEEIHLALNEPVPSAQTSAAVERVAAALGEREGTGPDDDPLLRSQRRQGYERGRADTRARMVRQILRSRGIAVSARFSAAAEALAATSEEALLAAALGCADEAEFLATLRHSRDPDG from the coding sequence ATGGCCAGCACCAAAGCACCGCCGACCGGGCGCTACCAAGCAGCGCAACCCCCGCCCGCCCAGCCTGTCGAACCGCCAGCGTTCCCGGGCTGCACGCCGGTTCACCTGCCGCGTACCGAGATCGACCGCTTCGAGGGGCGGCTCGAGTATTGGGATTCGGCCACCGAGACCGCCTGGATCTGCGAGCCCGCCACCTCCTACCACGAGCGGCCGTCGCGCCTCCTGACGCGCTTGGCCGAGCGCATCGCCGAAGTGCGCGGCTCGCCGATTGAGTCGTACGGCTCGACGGACCTGCTGCTGCGCGACCCCGGCGGCGAACCGCGGCGCATCATGCAGGCCGATGAGTCGGTGTACCTGCATCCGGCGCACGCCAAGCTGCCGGGAGCCGCCATGGTGGTCGGCGAGGACGACTATCCCAACGTGGTGCTGGAGGTGGACCACACCACCGACGTACACCGCGGCAAGCTCGCGCAGTACGAATCGTGGGGCTTCCCGGAAGTGTGGGTGGAGGTGCCGGACACGCCGTCGCCGAACCGGCCGCACCGGCGCCGCCCGGGGCTGACTATTTACCTGCTGGAGCATGGCCGGTTCCGAGTTGCGGCGGAGAGCCGGGCGTTTCCCGGCTGGCGGGCGGAAGAGATTCACCTGGCGCTGAACGAGCCGGTGCCGTCCGCGCAGACGAGCGCGGCCGTGGAACGGGTGGCAGCGGCACTGGGCGAGCGCGAAGGCACCGGACCCGACGACGATCCGCTGCTTCGTTCGCAGCGGCGCCAGGGGTACGAACGCGGCCGCGCGGACACCCGTGCGCGGATGGTTCGCCAGATCCTGCGGTCACGCGGAATTGCAGTGTCGGCGAGGTTCTCCGCCGCTGCGGAAGCGCTCGCCGCGACGTCCGAGGAGGCGCTGCTGGCGGCGGCGCTTGGCTGCGCGGATGAGGCGGAGTTCCTTGCCACGCTCCGGCACTCGCGCGACCCGGACGGCTGA
- a CDS encoding ASPIC/UnbV domain-containing protein, translated as MTSGYLSSNPPRVHFGLPAGERPQRLTIRWPDGAEDVVGATDGLTADTLLTVTR; from the coding sequence GTGACCAGCGGCTACCTGTCGAGCAACCCGCCCCGCGTCCACTTCGGCCTCCCCGCCGGCGAGCGCCCGCAGCGGCTCACCATCCGCTGGCCGGACGGCGCCGAGGACGTGGTGGGCGCTACGGACGGCTTGACGGCCGACACGCTGTTGACCGTCACCCGGTAG